One Dermacentor andersoni chromosome 6, qqDerAnde1_hic_scaffold, whole genome shotgun sequence genomic window carries:
- the LOC126522471 gene encoding adult-specific rigid cuticular protein 15.7-like isoform X1 produces MAKMVILLGLVVAAVTLVHAQQDQSGAYQFKYDIKDPEGGSHFHEESSDAGGARRGSYGMTNREGQYVKVEYTADESGYKPVIDSNVPGVSRQG; encoded by the exons ATG GCAAAGATGGTGATTCTGCTAGGCCTCGTCGTTGCAGCCGTGACCCTGGTGCACGCGCAACAg GACCAAAGCGGAGCGTACCAGTTCAAGTACGACATAAAGGACCCTGAAGGAGGCAGTCACTTCCACGAGGAGTCGAGCGACGCGGGGGGCGCCCGACGCGGCTCGTACGGCATGACCAACAGGGAGGGACAATACGTCAAAGTTGAGTACACTGCCGACGAGAGCGGCTACAAGCCGGTCATCGACAGCAACGTGCCCGGAGTGTCGCGGCAGGGTTGA
- the LOC126522471 gene encoding adult-specific rigid cuticular protein 15.7-like isoform X2, with translation MVILLGLVVAAVTLVHAQQDQSGAYQFKYDIKDPEGGSHFHEESSDAGGARRGSYGMTNREGQYVKVEYTADESGYKPVIDSNVPGVSRQG, from the exons ATGGTGATTCTGCTAGGCCTCGTCGTTGCAGCCGTGACCCTGGTGCACGCGCAACAg GACCAAAGCGGAGCGTACCAGTTCAAGTACGACATAAAGGACCCTGAAGGAGGCAGTCACTTCCACGAGGAGTCGAGCGACGCGGGGGGCGCCCGACGCGGCTCGTACGGCATGACCAACAGGGAGGGACAATACGTCAAAGTTGAGTACACTGCCGACGAGAGCGGCTACAAGCCGGTCATCGACAGCAACGTGCCCGGAGTGTCGCGGCAGGGTTGA